In Acinonyx jubatus isolate Ajub_Pintada_27869175 chromosome B3, VMU_Ajub_asm_v1.0, whole genome shotgun sequence, a genomic segment contains:
- the RD3L gene encoding protein RD3-like — MPLFGWMKWPKYDAYKPAHCPGSDVVTKTLLRELKWHLKERERLIQEIENEQKVKKTGVDYNWLRNHQNPHMTIPATEQRQLEVLCSQVQPCQTGTILSRFREVLAENDVLPWEIVYIFKQVLKDFLNSADKGNQQEGLEESRNTDCPVPSVMPGSSSKSSDKDEIPTISSYVDKTTKNRFPAFSHRIWNLPYYYPSS, encoded by the exons ATGCCACTTTTTGGCTGGATGAAATGGCCAAAATACGATGCCTACAAACCCGCACACTGTCCTGGCTCAGATGTAGTGACAAAGACCCTGCTTCGGGAATTAAAGTGGCATCTGAAGGAGCGAGAGAGACTAATACAAGAgattgaaaatgaacaaaaagtaaaaaaaacaggAGTGGATTACAACTGGCTGAGAAACCACCAGAACCCCCACATGACCATCCCGGCTACTGAACAAAGACAACTTGAAGTCCTTTGCTCACAAGTTCAACCTTGTCAGACCGGAACTATTCTCAGCAG ATTTCGAGAAGTTTTAGCAGAAAATGATGTACTGCCATGGGAAATAGTCTACATCTTCAAGCAAGTTCTGAAAGACTTCCTAAACAGTGCTGACAAAGGCAACCAGCAGGAAGGCCTGGAAGAGTCAAGGAACACAGACTGTCCTGTTCCTTCTGTGATGCCAGGCTCAAGCTCCAAGAGTTCAGACAAAGACGAAATACCCACTATTTCCAGTTACGTGGACAAAACCACAAAGAACAGGTTCCCAGCATTCTCACACAGAATATGGAACCTACCATATTATTACCCATCAAGTTAA